The proteins below are encoded in one region of Telopea speciosissima isolate NSW1024214 ecotype Mountain lineage chromosome 10, Tspe_v1, whole genome shotgun sequence:
- the LOC122641410 gene encoding cytochrome P450 94A1-like, translated as MLQLELFPYLLLFILPFFFFVKTCFTYATNYKNSSLSPAIKLPRSYPLLGSTLTISANRDRFNQWVTELLQNSENGTIILQRSLGHRHLITTNPLNVQYILKTQFSFYPKGSFSQEGLSDFLGSGIFNIDGESWKFQRQISSHAFNTKSLRKFVETVVEDELSDRLLPLLLTTTTQKSVLDLQDILQRFAFDNICKIAFGFDPKYLSPSFPQPETEFAVAFEAATLLSSKRFGSIFRGIWKVKRAFDIGSEKQLRIAATKVREFATSIVREKKRELEEKSSIETEDLLSRILNSGHLDENFVTDMVISFILAGRDTTSAALTWFFWLISRNPRIENEILKEIIKEKPEGVDHFDEVKDMVYTHAALCESMRLYPPVPSDGKQAASDDVLPDGSVVKKGMLVSYHPYAMGRMESLWGKDWAEFRPERWLEKEEITGKLRFVGRDSYTYAVFQAGPRICLGKEMAFLQMKRVVAGVLKQYRLLPAENGFEPVFISHLTAKMKGGFPVKIEKRGG; from the coding sequence ATGTTACAGCTTGAGCTTTTTCCTTACCTGCTCCTCTTCATTCTTccgttcttcttctttgtcaaaACTTGCTTCACTTATGCAACCAATTACAAGAATTCATCCTTATCTCCTGCAATTAAGCTACCCAGATCCTATCCTTTACTAGGTTCCACTCTCACCATATCTGCCAACAGAGATCGATTCAATCAATGGGTCACAGAGCTTCTTCAAAACAGTGAGAATGGAACCATCATCCTTCAACGTTCTCTCGGCCATCGCCATCTCATAACTACCAATCCCCTCAACGTCCAATACATCCTTAAGACCCAATTCTCCTTCTACCCAAAAGGCAGTTTCTCTCAAGAGGGCCTCTCTGATTTTCTTGGTTCTGGCATCTTCAACATCGATGGTGAAAGCTGGAAGTTTCAGAGACAAATCTCCAGTCATGCATTCAATACCAAATCCCTCCGGAAATTCGTCGAGACAGTGGTCGAAGACGAGCTCTCTGACCGCCTTCTTCCTCTACTCTTGACCACCACCACTCAAAAATCCGTTCTTGATTTGCAAGACATCCTTCAAAGATTTGCATTTGATAACATCTGCAAGATTGCTTTTGGGTTCGACCCTAAGTATCTTTCCCCTTCATTCCCACAACCAGAAACTGAATTTGCAGTCGCATTTGAAGCAGCTACACTATTAAGCAGTAAgcgatttggttcaattttcCGAGGGATATGGAAAGTGAAAAGGGCATTTGATATTGGGTCAGAGAAGCAATTGCGAATAGCAGCTACAAAAGTTCGTGAATTCGCAACTAGTATTGTAAGAGAAAAGAAACGAGAACTAGAAGAGAAATCTTCAATTGAAACAGAGGATCTTCTCTCAAGAATCTTGAATTCCGGCCATTTAGATGAGAATTTCGTTACAGACATGGTGATCAGCTTTATATTAGCTGGTCGTGATACTACATCGGCAGCATTGACATGGTTCTTCTGGTTAATTTCCAGGAATCCTCGTATAGAAAATGAGATTTTGAAGGAGATAATAAAGGAGAAACCAGAAGGGGTTGATCATTTCGATGAGGTGAAGGACATGGTATACACCCACGCTGCTCTCTGCGAGAGCATGAGGCTCTACCCACCAGTCCCTTCTGATGGTAAGCAAGCAGCAAGCGATGATGTGTTGCCAGATGGGTCTGTAGTGAAGAAAGGCATGCTAGTGTCATATCATCCCTATGCGATGGGAAGGATGGAGTCACTGTGGGGCAAAGATTGGGCGGAGTTCCGCCCAGAGCGGTGgttggagaaagaggagatTACCGGAAAATTGAGGTTTGTGGGAAGGGATTCATATACATATGCAGTCTTCCAAGCAGGGCCAAGGATTTGCTTAGGGAAGGAAATGGCATTCTTGCAGATGAAGAGGGTGGTAGCCGGAGTTCTGAAACAGTATCGGTTGTTGCCGGCGGAGAATGGTTTTGAGCCGGTTTTTATCTCTCATTTAACTGCCAAAATGAAAGGAGGTTTCCCAGTGAAGATTGAGAAGAGGGGTGGATAG